One part of the Aurantibacillus circumpalustris genome encodes these proteins:
- the proS gene encoding proline--tRNA ligase produces the protein MSKVITTKEQDYSKWYNDIVVEANLADHSAVRGCMVIKPHGYAIWEKMQAALDKMFKDTGHVNAYFPLFIPKSLFEAEEKNAEGFAKECAVVTHYRLKTDPNDKTKLIVDPEAKLEEELIVRPTSEAIIWSTYKGWIESYRDLPLLINQWANVVRWEMRTRLFLRTTEFLWQEGHTAHATKEEAVEETKKMLEVYADFVENWMAVPVVKGVKTANERFAGAEDTYCIEALMQDGKALQAGTSHFLGQNFAKAFDVKFATKEGKQEFVWATSWGVSTRLMGALIMSHSDNNGLVIPPKLAPTQVVIVPIYKGDEGLKKVSEVANAIKLKLEQKNISVKYDDRDSQRPGWKFAEYELKGIPVRITVGERDMANGTIEVARRDLLSKEVIKIEDADVYISKLLDDMQTNLFNKAKERTANMTHKVESYDEFKKVLDEKTGFVLAHWDGTPETEEKIKDETKATIRCIPLNNPMEDGKCIYSGKPSTQRVLFARAY, from the coding sequence ATGAGCAAAGTTATTACAACAAAAGAACAAGATTACAGTAAATGGTACAACGATATAGTAGTGGAGGCGAATCTTGCAGATCACAGTGCTGTTAGGGGTTGTATGGTAATTAAACCACATGGCTATGCTATCTGGGAAAAAATGCAAGCTGCCCTCGATAAAATGTTTAAAGATACAGGCCACGTAAACGCATACTTTCCTTTATTTATCCCTAAAAGTTTATTCGAAGCAGAAGAAAAAAATGCTGAAGGTTTTGCAAAAGAATGCGCAGTTGTTACGCATTACCGTTTGAAAACTGACCCAAATGATAAAACAAAATTAATAGTAGATCCTGAAGCAAAATTAGAAGAAGAATTAATTGTGCGTCCTACAAGCGAAGCCATCATTTGGAGCACTTACAAAGGTTGGATTGAAAGTTATAGAGATCTTCCTTTATTAATTAATCAATGGGCCAATGTCGTGCGCTGGGAAATGCGTACGCGTTTGTTTCTTCGTACAACAGAATTTTTATGGCAAGAAGGCCATACTGCTCATGCTACAAAAGAAGAAGCTGTTGAAGAAACAAAAAAAATGTTGGAAGTCTACGCTGACTTTGTTGAAAATTGGATGGCAGTGCCAGTTGTGAAAGGTGTAAAAACAGCGAATGAACGTTTTGCCGGTGCTGAAGATACGTATTGCATTGAAGCCTTGATGCAAGATGGTAAAGCTCTGCAAGCAGGAACTTCGCATTTCTTAGGTCAAAATTTCGCAAAAGCGTTTGATGTAAAGTTTGCAACGAAAGAAGGTAAACAAGAATTTGTGTGGGCTACAAGTTGGGGAGTCAGTACGCGTTTAATGGGTGCCTTAATTATGAGTCACAGTGACAATAACGGTTTAGTTATTCCTCCTAAATTAGCGCCAACACAGGTAGTAATTGTTCCAATCTATAAAGGCGATGAAGGTTTGAAAAAAGTGAGTGAAGTTGCCAACGCCATTAAATTAAAACTTGAACAAAAAAATATTTCAGTTAAATACGACGATAGAGATTCGCAACGTCCAGGTTGGAAATTTGCTGAATACGAATTAAAAGGCATTCCGGTTCGAATTACAGTTGGAGAACGTGATATGGCAAACGGTACCATTGAAGTTGCTCGAAGAGATTTATTAAGTAAAGAGGTTATTAAAATTGAAGATGCAGATGTTTACATTTCTAAATTGTTAGACGACATGCAAACCAACTTGTTTAATAAAGCCAAAGAACGTACAGCTAACATGACACATAAAGTTGAAAGTTATGATGAATTTAAAAAAGTGTTGGATGAAAAAACAGGATTTGTTTTAGCTCATTGGGATGGAACACCTGAAACAGAAGAGAAAATAAAAGACGAAACAAAAGCAACCATTCGTTGTATTCCGTTAAACAATCCAATGGAAGATGGCAAATGCATTTACAGTGGAAAACCAAGCACGCAAAGAGTTTTATTTGCTCGCGCGTATTAA